The Candidatus Zixiibacteriota bacterium genomic interval ATCGTTCCAAGGTGGAGCGCTTCATGGATCGTGAGAAAGCCGAGCGCATCGAGAAAAGTCGAGAGACGTTCCCCTCCGGTGACCGTCACCGGCTCGGGATACGCCAATCCCGCAAGCGACGGCAGATCGGACCGGGTGCGATCGACCAGCGCGCGCAGTTGCGTGCGGGCATCGGCATATGACGGGGTGGAACCGGACCAGTCCGAGGGCGACGTCCCCTTGGCAAACGAGGCGAACCATGAGTCGTCGAGCGGCGCGTCGACTCCGCACCGCCGGTAAAGAAGCGACGCCTGCACGGTTGCCAGATGACCGGCCTGCCAGTGAATGTTGTTGCGAAGGCCCGCCGGGATGATGTCGCAGGCGTCCTCCGGCACGGTATCGAGCGCCGTGATATTCGCGGTGCGAAAGCGCACGAACCGCTCAAAGAGGACGACGGCAAGAGAGAGTGGCGTCTCGGACATCAGTGTCACACCACTTTGATAACGAGAAAGCCGCCGATCAGCAGCAGCACGAAGAGAATGGCCAGAAGGTTGAAGTAGCGGTCGATGAAATCGGTGATGCGTGTGCCGTATTTGTCGAACAGCAGTCCGACCAAACCGGCCACGAGAAAAAACCGGGCGGAGCGGCTCAGTGCCGACGCAATGACGAACACCGCGAAGTTCATTTCGAAGAATCCTGCCGCGATGGTAAAGACTTTGTACGGGATGGGCGTAAATCCGGCAATCCCGACCGCCCACGCGCCGACTTTCATCCCGCCGAATTCCTTTTCGTTGAACCAGAACTGCGCGGTCGCCAGCATTTCCTGGGGATCGCCCCCCGAAATCGACGCAATCATCGCAAGGATCTTCGAACCGATCAGTTCAAATGCGCCGTAGCCGATCGCGTACCCGACCATACCTCCGATAACGGAGCCGACCGAACAGATGGTGGCAAACCGCACCCAGCGGCGATGATCGCCCATGCACAGTGCGATCAGCAGCGGGTCCGGTGGAATGGGGAAAAACGATGCTTCCGCGAGCGACAGAAAAAACAGGGCGGGGCGGCTGTGCGGCGACTTGGCCCATCGAAGGACCCAGTCGTACATCGAGCGGCTCCAGCGGAGCGGCGCGCTAAGCAGTCGTGTCATAGACGTATCCCAAACCGTCGGCTACGCGCCCTCGATTGACGGCGACGGGGTTTTCTCCACTTTCAACCGCAAAACACGGTTATCCTGTTTCGCCAGCACCGTGAGTCGGGCGTCAGCTATTTGCACCGACTCATGCTTCTCCGGCACATGGCCGACCGCATCGATGAACAGCCCCGCGAGTGTGTCGAAGTGCTCTTCGGGAAGGCGCACTCCCAGCAGTTCGTTCACCTCTCCCGGCCACACGGCGCCGTTGGCATACGCCACCACGTCGGAGTGCTTGACGAGCGGCGCGGCCTCGGCATCGTACTCGTCCTGAATCTCGCCGACCAGCTCTTCGAGGATGTCTTCCAGCGTAATGATCCCGTCGGTACCGCCGTACTCGTCCATCACGATCGCGAGGTGGTTTTTCCCCCGCTGGAATTCTCTCAGCAGCTTGGGAAGCGGCATCGAATTCGGCACAAAAAACGGCGGCCGAAGCAGTTTGTCCAGCGAGAAATCCGCCGACTCGGGATCCACTTTGAGGAGATCCTTGGAATAAATCACCCCCACCACTTCGTCGATCGTCCGGTGATAGACGGGATAGCGGCTGTAGCCCTGTTCGCGGATGACCTTCATGACGTCCGCACTATCGGCCTCCCGATCGAATGCGATGACATCCGTGCGCGGCGTCATCGCACGGCTCACGCTGGAGTCGGCGAAATCGAACACGGAGCGGACGAAATCACGCTCCGTTTCGTCGAAAAACCCCTTCTCCTTGCCTTCGATGATCATCTGGTTGATTTCCTCTTCGGTCACCACGCCCTCGTCAGCCGCTCTCACGCCCATGGTTCGAACGACCAGCTGCGCCATCCCCGACAACAGGCGGGAGAAAACGGAGGTGATCGCGATGAACACGGAGATGGGGCGCGCGATAATGCGCGCGTACCGCTCAGGATAAGACAGCGCGAGGTACTTGGGCACAAGCTCGCCGACCACGACGGAGAGGACCGTTATCGCGACGACGGCGAACGCGACAGCAATCGGCCGCGCCGCGCCGGCGATCGCCGGTACCGGAATCGTCTGGAGAGGACGGGCGATTTCGTCGACAATGGTCGCGCCGGAAAATACGCCCACCATTGCGCCGACAAGAGTGATGCCCACCTGAATCGTGGCCAGGAAGCGTTCCGGCTGCTCGCGAAGCAAAAGCGCCCGCGAGGCGCCCGGTTTTCGTTCGGTGACTTTCTGCCGGAGCCGCGACTTACGCGAGGCAATAACGGAGAATTCCGCCAGTGAGAAGGCGCCGTTGGCGAGAATCAACAGAAAAATAGCCAGCAGTTCGACCCAGAGCGGTATGTCCATGGTCAGGCATACCTCTCCGGAATCGGGCAAAGACTGCCGGCTGCGTCACTTTCGTCGTTGTTACTATCCCGCATATCCCTGATAGACAGCCTGCTGCGCGTGCTCCTTCAGTTTCGCGATACGCTTTTCCAGCGGCGGATGGGTTGAGAACAGATTTGTCAGTCCGCGACCGGAAAGCGGGTTGGCGATCATAAGATTAGCCGTGCCGGGACGATCGTCAAGGTTCAATCGGTAGGGCGCCTGATGTATCTTCTGGAGCGCCGATGCCAATTGAAGGTGCCGTCCGCCCGGAGCCCCAAGCCGGCCGCCGATCGCGTCGGCTTTGTATTCACGCTGACGCGAAATCGCCGTCTGCAGCAGGATCGCCATGAACGGCGCCAGCAGCGCGGCCACCAGCAAACCGATCCCGCCGCCGCCGCCGCCGCGCTCGTCGCGACTGTAGCCGCCGAAGATCGCTCCCCAGCGGGCGAGTGACGCGAGGATGCCGATGGCGCCGACAAACGTGGCGGCGATCGTCCCGATCAACATGTCCTTGTTTTTGACGTGCGCCATCTCGTGGCCCATCACGCCCTCAAGCTCTTCTCTGTTCAATATCTCGAGAAGGCCCTCGGTCGCGGCCACCGCGGCGTGTTCGGCGTTACGGCCGGTCGCAAACGCATTCGGCGCTTTAGTCGGAATGACATAGACGCGGGGCATCGGCATGCCGTTAATGGTCGCGATATTCCGCACCACATCGTACAGCAGGCCGGGTTTGCCGCGCTCGCCCGGCTTGACTTCGATCGCCCGGTACATCTTCAACACCATCTTGTCAGACGCCCAGTAAGCGATAAAGTTCATCACACAGGCTATGGCAAAGGCCAGTATCATGCCGCTCTGGCCGCCGAAATAGTAGCCGATGGCCATAAACAGCAACACCAGACCCGTCATCATCAGAAACACCTTGGCGGTGTTCATTGTCCCTTACCTCCGTATCACACCGATTTTGTCAGGCTTACTGCCCGAATCGCCGTCTATTCGCTCATAATAGCGCGAAATGACCCCGAAAAGTTCCAGAAATCGGTACGTCGGCCGATCTACCGCGTCTTCTTTCGTTTGCTGCGTCCGAACGCGATATTCTCACTCGAGTAAGAGTCTTCCGCCTCCACCGGCTCCGTTGGTTCTCCCTCATTGGAACCGCCCACCGGACCGACTTCCTGATCCGGGGCCTTCGGCGACGAAGATTGTCTGCCTTTGCGGCTGACCTTGCGGCCGAACGACAACGGCCTCTCGGCTGCCTCGCTCTCCGCGCCGTCATCGCTGCGGACGTCCGTATCGCGCTCAGCGACAACATCCGGCAAGGACGTCGGCACTTCGGGAGTTACGGCCGGTGAATACTCCTCAGCCGCACGGTCTTCAGTTGTCTTTTGGCCACTATCATCAGAACTGTCGTCCGGCCGCTCGGCGGCAGTGGCCTGGCTGGTTGGTTTCAATACGCGTCTGAACACGCGCGGACTTTCGGATGGGCTCGAAGACTCAGTACTCGTCTCAGCCGCTGGTTCAATTGTCGGTATCGGCGCGACGGGTGTCGGCGCAACGGGTGTCGGTGTAACGAACGACGCAACGGGCGCGGTCTCGACCGGCGAGTCCGGGGCTGCGACTTCCTCGGTCTGCTGCGATCGTTCGCCGGCCGACGGTCTGCGGTCGCCTCTGGAATATCCATGCCGGCTGTCACCGCCGCGCGGCCTGTCGGAACGTTCGCGGTCCCCTCCCCCGGATTGCCCACGGCGCGAGTCATCGCGAGGACCCCGGTCCGAACGTCGGTCGCCGGTTTCTGGGCGGCTGCGACGCCGATCGCGGCCGGACTCATCGCCGGACCGATCCGGACGCGTGCGCATGCGACGATCTTCGCGATCCGGTGGCGACACAGCCCGTTCGGGCTCGCGACGGTCAGTGTCGGGCGCATCCCGACGAGTTGAGTCGGACGGCGGTCGATCCGGACGCCGGCCCCGCTCGCCGACAGGGCGACGGTCGCGGTCGCGGCCGGGGCGGCGGTCGGGTCGGGAATCCGCAGAACCGCGGTCGGATCGGTCGTCGCGACGCACCGGGCGGGTGCGTGCGCCGGCCATACGGGCCCCGCGCTGACCTACCGTCTTAAACTCAAAAGTCTCGGCGATCACTGCGGCCGCGACACCGTCGCCGGCAACGTTCACCACCGTGCGCAGACGATCAAGCACCCAGTCGACCACGAGCAGTATCGAAAAAGCCGCCATCGCCTCGCGGGGGAAACCGGCAATGGACGCTACGGCAACCACACCCCAGAGTGACGCATTCGGCACGCCGCCGAGCGCCAGGGATACGATCAGCGAACCGAGAAACAACTGCAGAATCTGTACAACCGACAGACTTATGCTCGCCGCCTGAGCGACAAA includes:
- a CDS encoding cation:dicarboxylase symporter family transporter, yielding MNDQSSNHLSYWIMVGTILGALCGWFLPGVMLSIDFIGALFLNALKIIVFPLVATTLILGITTLGDYTKLGRTTLKTLGFIAATSGIAAAIGLILALVLGPGRGITSGSSPLPIEVMPPQLRSFGDFLTSLIPSNLIEAVDGGNYIGLVVVSIVTGIVLTTRQVRGRTVLSVVKDLQDILMRLLSWLLAVAPLGIAVLVGAAVAANRASLSEFMSGAAMLILVVVIGLLVQGVLLLPTILRLYGQRSPVEYLGNMLPAFWTAFGTASSSATFPVTYEAVVERNRVDERAGSYVLPLSMTLNMNGSALYIAAAAVFVAQAASISLSVVQILQLFLGSLIVSLALGGVPNASLWGVVAVASIAGFPREAMAAFSILLVVDWVLDRLRTVVNVAGDGVAAAVIAETFEFKTVGQRGARMAGARTRPVRRDDRSDRGSADSRPDRRPGRDRDRRPVGERGRRPDRPPSDSTRRDAPDTDRREPERAVSPPDREDRRMRTRPDRSGDESGRDRRRSRPETGDRRSDRGPRDDSRRGQSGGGDRERSDRPRGGDSRHGYSRGDRRPSAGERSQQTEEVAAPDSPVETAPVASFVTPTPVAPTPVAPIPTIEPAAETSTESSSPSESPRVFRRVLKPTSQATAAERPDDSSDDSGQKTTEDRAAEEYSPAVTPEVPTSLPDVVAERDTDVRSDDGAESEAAERPLSFGRKVSRKGRQSSSPKAPDQEVGPVGGSNEGEPTEPVEAEDSYSSENIAFGRSKRKKTR
- a CDS encoding hemolysin family protein, which gives rise to MDIPLWVELLAIFLLILANGAFSLAEFSVIASRKSRLRQKVTERKPGASRALLLREQPERFLATIQVGITLVGAMVGVFSGATIVDEIARPLQTIPVPAIAGAARPIAVAFAVVAITVLSVVVGELVPKYLALSYPERYARIIARPISVFIAITSVFSRLLSGMAQLVVRTMGVRAADEGVVTEEEINQMIIEGKEKGFFDETERDFVRSVFDFADSSVSRAMTPRTDVIAFDREADSADVMKVIREQGYSRYPVYHRTIDEVVGVIYSKDLLKVDPESADFSLDKLLRPPFFVPNSMPLPKLLREFQRGKNHLAIVMDEYGGTDGIITLEDILEELVGEIQDEYDAEAAPLVKHSDVVAYANGAVWPGEVNELLGVRLPEEHFDTLAGLFIDAVGHVPEKHESVQIADARLTVLAKQDNRVLRLKVEKTPSPSIEGA
- a CDS encoding YqaA family protein, whose product is MTRLLSAPLRWSRSMYDWVLRWAKSPHSRPALFFLSLAEASFFPIPPDPLLIALCMGDHRRWVRFATICSVGSVIGGMVGYAIGYGAFELIGSKILAMIASISGGDPQEMLATAQFWFNEKEFGGMKVGAWAVGIAGFTPIPYKVFTIAAGFFEMNFAVFVIASALSRSARFFLVAGLVGLLFDKYGTRITDFIDRYFNLLAILFVLLLIGGFLVIKVV
- a CDS encoding DinB family protein; the protein is MSETPLSLAVVLFERFVRFRTANITALDTVPEDACDIIPAGLRNNIHWQAGHLATVQASLLYRRCGVDAPLDDSWFASFAKGTSPSDWSGSTPSYADARTQLRALVDRTRSDLPSLAGLAYPEPVTVTGGERLSTFLDALGFLTIHEALHLGTINTMRRLAAVR
- a CDS encoding zinc metalloprotease HtpX — translated: MNTAKVFLMMTGLVLLFMAIGYYFGGQSGMILAFAIACVMNFIAYWASDKMVLKMYRAIEVKPGERGKPGLLYDVVRNIATINGMPMPRVYVIPTKAPNAFATGRNAEHAAVAATEGLLEILNREELEGVMGHEMAHVKNKDMLIGTIAATFVGAIGILASLARWGAIFGGYSRDERGGGGGGIGLLVAALLAPFMAILLQTAISRQREYKADAIGGRLGAPGGRHLQLASALQKIHQAPYRLNLDDRPGTANLMIANPLSGRGLTNLFSTHPPLEKRIAKLKEHAQQAVYQGYAG